A genomic region of Fodinisporobacter ferrooxydans contains the following coding sequences:
- a CDS encoding carbohydrate ABC transporter permease produces MNERKMEKRAGYSLMLPALLVIGLVTIFPILYSVWMSLNDIRLTTNGFLMKFIGFSNYNVIFSSPVYWHSVWFTVYYAIVTVVAELVIGMMIALAINGIEKLKDVSLVVMLIPWSLITVISAQMWAYIYNGVYGVLNYILQVLHVIGAPVTWLGTSTSAVIAMMVADIWKTTPFVVIILLGGLQMLSKEYFEAAYMDGANRWQTFWSVTFPLLRSSIALAGLFRILQAFGIFDLPFVLTGGGPGTTTQSLAILGEQALFQNLHFGVGSAIAVSTVALVLISCLIFLSAFRSLVEGESA; encoded by the coding sequence ATGAATGAACGCAAAATGGAAAAAAGGGCCGGGTATTCGCTCATGCTGCCGGCATTGCTGGTTATTGGATTGGTTACGATTTTTCCGATTCTCTATTCCGTCTGGATGAGCCTGAATGACATTCGCCTTACAACAAACGGATTTTTGATGAAATTTATCGGTTTTTCCAATTACAACGTGATTTTTTCGTCTCCTGTATATTGGCATAGCGTCTGGTTTACCGTTTATTATGCGATTGTAACAGTTGTTGCCGAATTGGTAATCGGCATGATGATCGCACTTGCGATCAACGGAATTGAAAAGTTAAAAGACGTTTCACTCGTGGTGATGTTGATTCCATGGTCTCTGATCACGGTCATTTCCGCACAGATGTGGGCGTACATCTACAACGGCGTCTATGGGGTCTTGAATTACATTTTGCAAGTACTGCATGTAATCGGCGCGCCTGTCACGTGGCTTGGGACATCGACGAGTGCGGTCATAGCGATGATGGTTGCCGATATCTGGAAAACCACACCGTTTGTTGTCATCATTCTGTTGGGCGGACTGCAGATGTTGTCAAAAGAATATTTTGAAGCTGCCTATATGGACGGCGCCAATCGCTGGCAGACGTTCTGGAGCGTGACATTCCCGCTGTTGCGCAGCAGTATCGCACTTGCCGGATTGTTCCGCATTTTGCAAGCGTTTGGAATTTTTGATTTGCCGTTCGTACTTACAGGCGGCGGCCCTGGCACGACTACGCAGTCCCTGGCGATTCTCGGTGAACAGGCGCTCTTTCAAAATCTCCATTTTGGCGTCGGTTCCGCCATTGCCGTCAGTACGGTTGCTCTTGTGTTGATTTCCTGTTTGATCTTTTTATCGGCATTTCGCTCATTGGTGGAAGGAGAATCGGCATGA
- a CDS encoding LacI family DNA-binding transcriptional regulator — protein sequence MKVTIRDVANHAGVSPATVSRVLNTPELVSEETKQVVQEAIAALGFSPNAIARGLSAQKTDTLGLLVHGLSDMFFSELYVGIEEVARNNGMKVLLFDSHHGLDRAQDGFTFLKQHQVDGIIFTSRPVTVDYDPILSRLGIPVVLTLTQSYGKFPLTAFKVDDVRACFDAVSYLVSRGHRRIGMISGPLDDIIAGAPRFEGYKKGLQHASIPFCEDWKEFGNYRFEHGYLAMSRLLEKQEQNQLTAVFAASDTMAIGAMRCLYDRGLRVPDDISVMGFDNLRIAQMVTPTLTTVAQPIKQIGELAIEYLLQAIQNQNAQIDGGIHYLPHRIVERESVRMIPVNT from the coding sequence ATGAAAGTAACCATTCGCGATGTAGCGAATCATGCAGGCGTTTCGCCGGCAACAGTATCTCGGGTGTTAAATACGCCTGAATTGGTCAGTGAAGAAACAAAACAAGTGGTGCAAGAGGCGATCGCTGCGTTGGGATTTTCACCGAATGCGATTGCAAGAGGCCTGAGTGCGCAAAAAACGGATACGTTAGGTCTGTTGGTGCATGGTCTGAGCGATATGTTTTTCAGTGAACTTTATGTCGGTATCGAGGAAGTTGCCAGGAATAACGGAATGAAAGTGCTGTTGTTTGATTCACATCATGGATTGGATCGAGCACAAGATGGATTTACATTTCTAAAACAGCATCAGGTGGATGGGATTATTTTTACCAGTCGTCCGGTCACAGTTGACTACGACCCCATTCTGTCCCGATTGGGGATCCCCGTTGTGCTGACGCTGACACAAAGCTATGGGAAATTCCCGTTGACGGCATTCAAGGTGGATGACGTGCGGGCGTGTTTCGATGCAGTATCCTATCTTGTCTCTCGCGGTCATCGCCGCATTGGCATGATCTCCGGTCCGCTTGATGATATCATTGCCGGAGCCCCGCGCTTTGAGGGATATAAAAAAGGGTTGCAGCATGCATCGATCCCGTTTTGTGAAGATTGGAAGGAATTTGGGAATTATCGCTTTGAACATGGATACCTTGCCATGTCGCGATTGCTGGAGAAGCAGGAGCAAAATCAGTTGACAGCTGTTTTTGCAGCCAGCGACACGATGGCGATTGGCGCCATGCGCTGTCTTTATGATCGTGGTTTACGGGTACCAGACGATATCTCTGTGATGGGATTTGACAACTTGCGGATTGCCCAGATGGTGACACCAACATTGACTACGGTCGCACAGCCGATCAAGCAAATCGGAGAACTGGCGATTGAGTATTTGCTGCAGGCGATTCAAAATCAAAACGCCCAAATCGATGGCGGCATTCACTATCTGCCACACCGCATTGTCGAGCGGGAATCCGTTCGTATGATACCTGTTAACACATAA
- a CDS encoding tyrosine-type recombinase/integrase, producing MEQQKEIQIPNPFLHYLDLYLGTLLGKGKAAKTIENYGRDIRLFFEYLAIAYPSVQDVPAIRREHMYTYFNHHLTLQRGNAQTTIQRRRIALRQFFQFLVIDVKVIAASDNPYHEESAIREKVVKQDKLPIFLEIHEAIAFLEAIFKRDDKRGGRKDWMKERDIALFSFILGTGVRISELCNMTVERYETLISSGTARILGKGDKDRDIPMREIDLRRLEQYMNVRPKPEPEHGCIWLTKSLQPMVPRNIQGIIKTYAGRADLPMEKKRRLTPHKLRHSYASLLLENGADLRTIQELLGHADISTTQIYTHILKSKKQQAIENLPQF from the coding sequence ATGGAACAGCAAAAAGAGATTCAAATTCCAAATCCATTCCTTCATTATCTTGATTTATACCTGGGGACATTGCTTGGAAAAGGGAAAGCGGCCAAAACCATCGAGAATTACGGACGGGATATTCGGCTGTTTTTTGAGTATTTGGCGATTGCGTATCCTTCCGTGCAAGATGTGCCGGCCATTCGCCGGGAACATATGTATACCTATTTTAATCATCATCTGACACTACAGAGGGGAAATGCACAAACGACCATTCAGCGCAGGCGGATTGCTTTGCGCCAGTTTTTTCAATTTCTTGTGATTGATGTAAAAGTAATCGCAGCATCCGATAATCCCTATCATGAGGAGTCAGCCATTCGGGAAAAAGTGGTTAAACAAGATAAATTGCCAATCTTTTTGGAAATCCATGAAGCGATTGCGTTTCTGGAAGCGATTTTCAAGCGGGACGACAAACGGGGCGGCCGCAAGGATTGGATGAAAGAACGGGATATTGCCCTTTTCAGCTTTATCCTCGGTACAGGCGTGCGCATTTCGGAGCTCTGCAACATGACAGTCGAGCGCTATGAGACATTGATATCGAGCGGCACTGCCAGGATCCTCGGCAAAGGAGACAAAGATCGGGATATTCCCATGCGGGAAATTGATCTCAGACGATTGGAGCAATATATGAACGTACGTCCAAAGCCTGAGCCTGAGCATGGATGTATTTGGCTGACCAAATCCCTGCAGCCGATGGTGCCTAGAAACATTCAGGGCATCATCAAAACATATGCCGGACGGGCCGATCTTCCCATGGAAAAGAAACGCCGCCTGACACCGCATAAACTCCGTCATTCCTATGCATCGCTGCTTCTGGAAAACGGAGCCGATCTGCGCACCATCCAGGAACTGCTGGGACATGCAGATATTTCTACGACCCAGATTTATACACATATATTAAAAAGCAAAAAACAGCAGGCGATTGAAAATTTGCCGCAGTTTTAA
- a CDS encoding glycoside hydrolase family 13 protein, protein MKKTWWKEAVVYQIYPRSFQDSNGDGIGDLQGILAKLDYLKDLGIDVIWLSPIYKSPNDDNGYDISDYYDIMDEFGTMEDFDRLLAEVHNRGMKLIMDLVVNHTSDEHPWFIESRSSKDNAKRDYYIWRHGKEGKEPNNWESFFSGSVWEYDETTDEYYLHLFSKKQPDLNWENPAVIDEIHKMVKWWLDKGIDGFRVDAINHIGKADGLPDDPHPEENFWTVGYRYFANLPKVHKQIRSLHQEVLSRYDIMTVGETSGVGPTEALLYVEEGREEFNMVFQFEHMSIDSGPGGKWDVRPWSLLDLKSVMGKWQKELYGRGWNALYFNNHDQPRAVSRFGDDAKYWKESAKLLATYIHTLCGTPYVYQGEEIGMTNVAFDTIDAYRDVEILNMYKEKAVEQGQDAKTVMHSIYAKGRDNSRTPMQWDAGLQAGFTTGTPWIQVNPNYTRINVKQQLQDSDSILAYYRQLIRLRKQHEVMVYGDYQLILADHPEIYAYTRTFGDAHLLVVLNFFAGTPVFQLPAQLELRSFKLLISNYPEDSATNIETFTLRPYEARVYAYENEHEKTKNIGSK, encoded by the coding sequence ATGAAAAAAACATGGTGGAAAGAAGCGGTCGTATATCAAATCTATCCGAGAAGCTTTCAAGACAGCAATGGAGATGGGATCGGCGATTTGCAAGGAATTTTAGCAAAACTGGATTATTTAAAAGATTTGGGGATTGATGTCATCTGGCTGAGTCCGATTTACAAATCGCCCAACGATGACAACGGTTATGATATCAGCGATTATTATGACATTATGGACGAGTTTGGAACAATGGAGGATTTTGACCGGTTATTGGCAGAAGTACACAATCGCGGAATGAAATTGATCATGGATCTGGTTGTGAATCATACTTCCGATGAACATCCCTGGTTTATTGAATCGCGATCATCCAAAGACAATGCCAAACGGGATTATTATATATGGCGTCACGGCAAGGAAGGGAAAGAGCCAAACAATTGGGAATCGTTTTTCAGCGGTTCCGTCTGGGAATACGATGAAACGACTGATGAATACTATCTGCATTTATTCTCCAAGAAACAACCGGATTTGAATTGGGAAAATCCTGCAGTCATAGATGAAATTCATAAAATGGTCAAGTGGTGGCTGGACAAAGGCATTGACGGATTCCGTGTCGATGCGATCAATCATATCGGAAAAGCGGACGGACTGCCGGACGATCCGCATCCGGAAGAAAATTTCTGGACGGTCGGATATCGTTATTTTGCCAATCTGCCGAAAGTTCATAAACAAATCCGATCCTTGCATCAAGAAGTATTGAGCCGCTACGATATCATGACAGTCGGCGAGACGTCAGGTGTCGGTCCTACAGAAGCATTGCTGTATGTAGAAGAGGGCCGCGAGGAATTTAATATGGTGTTTCAGTTTGAACATATGTCGATCGATTCCGGACCAGGCGGCAAATGGGATGTACGCCCTTGGAGCCTGCTTGATCTAAAGTCGGTCATGGGCAAATGGCAAAAGGAATTATACGGCAGAGGCTGGAATGCTCTTTATTTCAACAACCATGACCAGCCGAGAGCCGTTTCCCGCTTCGGCGACGATGCGAAATACTGGAAAGAATCGGCCAAATTATTGGCTACTTATATTCATACGTTATGTGGTACTCCTTACGTTTATCAAGGGGAAGAGATCGGCATGACGAATGTGGCGTTTGACACGATCGATGCATATCGAGATGTAGAAATTTTAAACATGTACAAAGAAAAAGCAGTAGAGCAAGGGCAGGATGCAAAAACTGTCATGCACAGCATTTATGCAAAAGGGCGGGACAATTCCCGCACACCGATGCAATGGGATGCCGGTTTGCAAGCAGGGTTTACAACCGGAACGCCCTGGATCCAAGTGAATCCGAATTACACCCGGATCAACGTCAAGCAGCAATTGCAGGATTCCGATTCGATTCTCGCCTATTACCGGCAATTGATTCGCTTGCGCAAACAACATGAAGTCATGGTATATGGAGACTATCAGTTGATTTTGGCCGATCATCCGGAGATTTATGCATATACGAGAACGTTCGGCGATGCGCATCTTCTGGTTGTATTGAATTTCTTTGCAGGTACGCCGGTGTTCCAGTTGCCTGCACAGCTTGAGCTTCGCAGCTTCAAGCTTTTGATCAGCAATTACCCGGAAGATTCCGCAACAAACATCGAAACATTTACACTCCGGCCTTACGAAGCGCGCGTATACGCATATGAAAACGAGCATGAAAAAACAAAAAACATTGGTTCAAAATGA
- a CDS encoding ATP-binding domain-containing protein, with amino-acid sequence MRKFIKDYTMTFEKEIGHYTMESLSAKRIHLMTKTSRSFFSGVIVIPAYLTKGLEFDGVLLYNAGANVYQRKSDRKLLYTACTRALHDFFVYYAGELTQLLAEAMDQPVKIS; translated from the coding sequence TTGCGGAAATTTATCAAAGACTATACAATGACATTTGAAAAAGAGATCGGACATTATACGATGGAGTCTTTATCAGCCAAGCGCATTCATTTAATGACCAAAACATCCCGATCCTTTTTCAGCGGCGTCATTGTCATACCTGCATATCTCACCAAAGGATTGGAATTTGATGGAGTACTTCTCTATAATGCAGGTGCAAACGTTTACCAGCGAAAGTCGGATCGCAAATTGCTTTATACGGCATGTACGCGGGCATTGCATGACTTTTTCGTATATTATGCGGGAGAATTGACGCAACTTTTGGCTGAGGCAATGGATCAGCCGGTAAAAATCAGTTGA
- a CDS encoding carbohydrate ABC transporter permease produces MIQSKSRKVFGYFVLLFFLLLIILPFYWMVVTSFKPNTEISVYPPTLLPTQWTFQHYTEAFTHFHFQVYIINSVIVSIVSTFLVLFFSSMAGFAVASLPIRNKTAIMIVLLVISMFPPIAIISPLYMLLRSLGWLNSYQALIVPYVAFNLPFAIWIMRNYFLQVPKALFEAAKVDGATVFQTFYRIYLPITTPGLFTASVFTFVAAWTEFFMALVFNSSDAMRTIPVGIALFSGQYDVPYGTIFAGSVVSVIPIFILVIIFRKWIVSGLTAGAVKG; encoded by the coding sequence ATGATCCAGTCAAAATCGCGAAAAGTGTTCGGATATTTCGTCTTGCTCTTTTTTCTGTTGCTTATCATTCTTCCGTTTTATTGGATGGTCGTCACATCGTTTAAACCCAACACGGAAATCAGCGTGTATCCGCCAACCCTGTTGCCGACACAATGGACGTTCCAGCATTATACGGAGGCGTTTACGCATTTTCATTTTCAGGTGTACATCATCAATAGCGTGATTGTGTCAATCGTCTCAACATTTCTTGTCTTGTTCTTTTCCAGTATGGCAGGTTTTGCTGTCGCTTCCTTGCCGATCCGCAACAAGACGGCCATCATGATTGTGCTTTTGGTCATATCCATGTTCCCGCCGATTGCCATCATATCGCCGTTGTACATGCTGCTTCGTTCATTGGGCTGGTTGAATTCCTATCAAGCGCTGATCGTTCCATATGTTGCATTTAACTTGCCGTTTGCCATTTGGATCATGCGCAATTACTTCTTGCAAGTGCCAAAAGCGTTGTTTGAAGCGGCCAAAGTGGATGGCGCCACCGTTTTTCAAACCTTTTACCGGATTTATTTGCCGATCACTACGCCAGGCTTGTTTACAGCGTCTGTCTTTACATTTGTGGCTGCCTGGACAGAATTTTTCATGGCCCTTGTGTTCAACTCATCCGATGCGATGCGCACCATTCCGGTGGGAATCGCGTTGTTCAGCGGCCAATATGATGTGCCGTATGGAACGATTTTTGCGGGTTCTGTCGTATCTGTGATTCCGATCTTTATATTGGTCATCATTTTCCGCAAATGGATCGTATCCGGATTGACGGCTGGTGCTGTCAAAGGGTAA
- a CDS encoding ABC transporter substrate-binding protein produces the protein MSSFVKKGMVLGAAVMTLGSLVAGCGAATNNTQQAADNKNANNTAATGNGPVDFSKASGSIVWAAPPITNNGLRKTLVDTFNKEHPNIKVTLQNQNTNTDTNRASLTTAIGGGATTPDVYMGDVVWPAQFAHSQLAMPLDKVLPADFWNRFANGLVDGAKYQGKVYAAPFFADTAFLFYRKDLLDKAGLPVPTSWEQVQKDAQTLQNKGLVKFGYVWQGASYEGLTCDFTEILADAGGKVLDSSGKPALDSPEAKKALSFMRGLITSKVSPAAEDTFKEPESMNVFNNGDAAFLRNWSYAWTSSQNPKDSKVVGKVGVTVLPTFGGGAGYSSVGGWDLFVNPHTKNVPATLAFIDWMTGKEAQTIMAKQFSEIPTNKDVQNDPNVKKVSPIFNIVSQTKFVSRPSQNPNYAQISQALYTNVNQALSGGISVDDALKKAQQAIQSSASSGGL, from the coding sequence ATGTCATCATTCGTGAAAAAAGGTATGGTTTTAGGTGCAGCAGTCATGACTCTCGGCAGTCTGGTAGCCGGTTGCGGCGCGGCAACCAATAACACGCAGCAAGCGGCAGACAACAAAAACGCCAACAATACGGCAGCAACAGGAAACGGGCCCGTTGATTTTTCAAAAGCCAGCGGTTCCATCGTCTGGGCAGCTCCACCGATTACGAACAACGGCTTGCGCAAGACTCTCGTAGACACATTTAACAAAGAACATCCCAATATCAAAGTTACCTTGCAAAATCAAAACACCAATACGGATACCAACCGTGCCAGCCTGACGACGGCGATTGGCGGCGGCGCAACGACGCCTGATGTGTATATGGGTGATGTGGTATGGCCGGCGCAGTTTGCCCATTCCCAACTGGCAATGCCCCTTGATAAAGTATTGCCGGCTGATTTTTGGAACCGCTTCGCCAATGGTCTTGTAGATGGTGCGAAATATCAGGGAAAAGTGTATGCGGCACCGTTTTTCGCAGATACCGCTTTCCTCTTTTACCGCAAAGACTTGTTGGATAAAGCGGGATTGCCAGTACCGACAAGTTGGGAACAAGTACAGAAAGATGCACAAACATTGCAGAATAAGGGACTTGTAAAATTTGGATATGTATGGCAAGGGGCTTCCTATGAAGGATTGACTTGTGATTTTACAGAAATTTTGGCAGATGCCGGCGGAAAAGTGTTAGACAGCAGCGGCAAACCTGCCCTTGATTCACCGGAAGCGAAGAAAGCTTTGTCGTTCATGCGCGGCTTGATTACATCCAAAGTTTCTCCTGCGGCGGAAGATACGTTCAAAGAACCGGAATCCATGAATGTATTTAATAATGGGGATGCGGCATTCCTCAGGAACTGGTCGTATGCTTGGACAAGTTCGCAAAATCCGAAAGACTCGAAAGTGGTCGGAAAAGTCGGCGTTACTGTTTTGCCGACATTCGGCGGCGGTGCGGGTTATAGTTCGGTCGGCGGTTGGGATTTGTTTGTCAACCCGCATACCAAGAACGTGCCGGCAACATTGGCGTTTATTGACTGGATGACAGGAAAAGAAGCACAAACGATCATGGCAAAACAATTTTCCGAGATTCCGACAAACAAAGACGTGCAAAATGATCCGAACGTGAAAAAGGTTAGTCCTATCTTTAATATAGTAAGTCAGACGAAATTCGTTTCCCGTCCAAGCCAGAATCCGAATTATGCGCAAATTTCCCAAGCTCTGTATACCAATGTGAACCAGGCATTGTCTGGCGGCATTAGTGTTGATGACGCTCTGAAAAAAGCGCAGCAAGCGATTCAATCTTCAGCAAGTTCCGGCGGACTATAA
- a CDS encoding alpha-glucosidase produces MKRTWWKEAVVYQVYWRSFYDTDGDGIGDLQGVIEKLDYIKELGVDVIWLNPCYDSPDVDNGYDIRDYYSIMEKAGTFALWQQLLAEVHKRGMKLIMDLVVNHTSDEHSWFVESRSSKSNPKRDYYIWKDAKAGAPPNNWRSYFTPSAWEYDETTDAYYFHSFAVEQPDLNWENPNVRKEIYQMMRFWLDQGIDGFRLDAIALLAKPNGFPDAENPDDIRYLTNNPGIHKFLREMNEEVLCHYDILTVGEAAFVTPKEGLLYVGEDRDELHTIFHFEICDEMPKWDMLRFKEIQQRWYQGLWGKGWNSQFLNNHDHTRQVSRYGNDREYRIESAKLLATMIHTLPGTPYIYQGEEIGMTAVYFPSIEEYKDIAVKNKYTEEVAKGGSPKEVLETLRPLARDNSRTPMQWDDSGNAGFTKGEPWIQVNPNYTEINVEKDLADSNSVLAFYKQLIQLRKQHPVMVYGEYQDVSDGDLHIYAYARTWEDVCWLIVLNHSDCDRSFSVPKEYRNPDKLLLANYPETSFANPLDTILLRPHEARIYAFQQNAGK; encoded by the coding sequence ATGAAGCGAACCTGGTGGAAAGAAGCGGTTGTGTACCAAGTGTATTGGCGCAGCTTTTACGATACGGATGGGGATGGCATCGGGGATTTGCAAGGGGTCATCGAGAAATTGGATTACATCAAAGAGCTGGGCGTTGATGTGATTTGGCTGAACCCTTGCTATGATTCGCCGGATGTGGATAACGGCTATGATATTCGCGATTATTATTCGATTATGGAAAAAGCGGGAACATTTGCTTTGTGGCAGCAGCTGTTGGCGGAAGTTCACAAGCGGGGGATGAAACTGATCATGGATCTGGTCGTGAATCACACGTCCGATGAACATTCCTGGTTTGTGGAATCCCGTTCGTCCAAATCCAATCCAAAGCGGGACTATTACATTTGGAAAGATGCCAAAGCAGGAGCGCCCCCCAACAATTGGCGGTCTTATTTTACGCCATCTGCCTGGGAATATGATGAAACAACAGATGCCTATTATTTTCATTCCTTTGCCGTCGAACAGCCGGATTTAAATTGGGAAAATCCGAATGTTCGGAAAGAAATTTATCAAATGATGCGATTTTGGCTGGATCAGGGAATTGACGGATTCCGCTTGGATGCCATTGCTCTCTTGGCCAAGCCAAACGGATTTCCCGATGCGGAAAATCCCGATGATATTCGCTATCTGACCAACAATCCGGGGATTCATAAGTTTTTGCGGGAAATGAATGAGGAAGTGCTATGTCATTATGATATTCTGACGGTTGGCGAAGCCGCCTTTGTAACGCCGAAGGAAGGTCTCTTGTACGTGGGGGAAGATCGGGATGAATTGCATACGATCTTTCATTTCGAAATCTGTGATGAAATGCCCAAGTGGGACATGCTGCGCTTCAAGGAGATCCAGCAGCGTTGGTATCAAGGATTATGGGGGAAAGGTTGGAATTCCCAGTTCTTAAACAATCATGACCATACGCGGCAAGTCAGCCGCTATGGAAATGATCGGGAGTATCGGATCGAATCGGCCAAGCTTTTGGCGACGATGATCCATACGTTGCCGGGAACTCCCTATATTTATCAAGGGGAAGAAATCGGAATGACTGCCGTCTATTTCCCGTCGATTGAAGAATACAAAGATATTGCGGTCAAAAACAAATATACAGAAGAAGTGGCAAAAGGGGGGAGTCCCAAGGAAGTGTTGGAAACGCTGCGTCCATTGGCCCGTGACAACTCGCGCACGCCGATGCAGTGGGATGATTCCGGGAATGCCGGGTTTACGAAAGGGGAGCCCTGGATTCAAGTCAATCCCAATTATACAGAAATCAATGTGGAAAAAGATTTGGCAGATTCGAACTCTGTCCTCGCCTTTTATAAGCAGTTGATTCAATTGCGGAAACAACATCCGGTCATGGTGTATGGAGAATATCAAGACGTGTCGGATGGGGATCTCCATATCTATGCATATGCTCGCACATGGGAGGACGTTTGCTGGCTGATTGTTCTCAACCATTCGGATTGCGACCGTTCGTTTTCCGTTCCCAAGGAATATAGAAATCCCGACAAACTCCTTTTGGCCAATTATCCGGAAACTTCTTTCGCAAATCCTTTGGATACGATTCTTTTGCGTCCGCATGAAGCGAGAATCTATGCGTTTCAACAAAATGCCGGCAAATGA
- the pabB gene encoding aminodeoxychorismate synthase component I, which produces MNDRIPSPFLLFDFTDENGCRQPLLFRDPIQIFAVYSIEDVYPTLCAIQMEVNKGLYAAGFLTYEAAPAFDPAFSAAHSHKLPLAWFGIFQEPLQEPHAVLAKPFAGTGEFHFMPWESTVSKEEYASKMQRIKDAIGRGETYQLNYTMRLRSHFSGDDFAYYQLLRAAQKGNYSAYLNIGSHRILSASPELFFHVKDRQVATRPMKGTAKRGRWFEEDQEMAAWLQASDKNRAENVMIVDLLRNDIGRIAETGSVHVPALFELERYPTVFQLTSTVVGQLHTHATWIDVLQALFPCGSITGAPKIRTMELISEWETAPRELYCGTIGLIKPNGNAVFNVAIRTMILDAATGMAEYGVGGGITWDSAVEEEYVEAFAKAALLTEEMPTFELLETLKMEQRNYILFKRHLERLQKSAQYFAIPLDLDHVKCKLTDYANSFSAEEVRRVRLLVTQSGQVRIESTPLPAILAASSGESKAVALAQTAISKNNRFLYHKTTHRSMYEAHRSASDRIFDVLLWNEDEEITEFINGNVVVQIDGQKLTPPVACGLLPGTMRAQLLADGRIEEKRLTRSDIRRAEHIWFINSVRGCVPVHLEE; this is translated from the coding sequence ATGAATGATCGTATCCCATCACCGTTCCTTCTGTTTGATTTTACTGATGAAAATGGCTGTCGACAACCGCTGTTGTTCCGTGACCCCATTCAAATCTTTGCAGTCTATTCAATCGAAGATGTGTATCCAACGCTATGTGCGATTCAAATGGAAGTAAACAAAGGGCTGTATGCGGCAGGATTTCTCACCTATGAGGCAGCCCCCGCGTTTGATCCGGCATTTTCTGCCGCGCACTCCCATAAGCTTCCATTGGCTTGGTTCGGTATCTTTCAAGAGCCTTTGCAGGAACCCCATGCGGTGTTAGCAAAGCCTTTTGCCGGCACAGGAGAATTTCATTTCATGCCATGGGAGTCCACTGTTTCAAAAGAGGAATATGCGTCCAAGATGCAACGCATCAAAGATGCGATAGGCCGCGGGGAAACATATCAGCTCAATTACACGATGCGGCTGCGTTCCCATTTTTCCGGTGACGATTTTGCGTATTACCAGTTGTTGCGCGCTGCCCAAAAAGGGAATTATTCCGCCTATTTGAATATCGGCTCACATCGGATACTCTCGGCTTCTCCTGAACTGTTTTTTCATGTAAAGGATCGGCAGGTCGCCACTCGCCCAATGAAAGGCACTGCCAAGCGGGGCCGCTGGTTTGAAGAGGATCAGGAAATGGCGGCATGGCTGCAAGCTTCCGACAAAAACCGGGCGGAAAATGTGATGATTGTGGATTTATTGCGAAATGATATCGGCCGTATTGCAGAAACCGGGTCTGTTCATGTACCTGCACTGTTCGAACTGGAACGCTATCCTACCGTATTTCAACTGACATCGACGGTCGTGGGCCAGTTGCACACGCATGCAACATGGATCGATGTGCTGCAAGCCTTGTTTCCATGCGGCTCTATTACCGGCGCTCCGAAAATCCGCACCATGGAACTGATTTCCGAATGGGAAACGGCTCCGCGGGAATTATACTGCGGAACGATTGGACTGATCAAACCAAACGGCAATGCGGTCTTCAATGTTGCCATTCGCACCATGATCCTGGATGCAGCCACCGGTATGGCCGAATACGGGGTTGGCGGAGGGATTACCTGGGATTCGGCAGTCGAGGAGGAGTATGTGGAAGCGTTCGCCAAAGCTGCCCTGCTCACGGAAGAAATGCCGACATTTGAGTTGCTGGAAACGCTGAAAATGGAACAGAGAAACTATATTTTGTTCAAGCGCCATTTGGAACGGTTGCAAAAATCTGCCCAGTATTTTGCGATTCCTCTCGATTTGGACCATGTAAAATGCAAGCTAACGGACTATGCCAACTCGTTTTCAGCCGAGGAAGTACGCCGTGTAAGGCTGCTTGTGACACAAAGCGGTCAAGTTCGAATCGAGAGCACACCGCTTCCGGCAATCCTTGCTGCAAGTTCCGGAGAATCAAAAGCTGTTGCTCTTGCGCAAACGGCGATTTCCAAAAACAATCGATTTCTCTACCATAAAACTACACATCGGTCGATGTATGAAGCACATCGATCTGCATCGGATCGGATATTTGATGTTCTGTTATGGAATGAAGACGAGGAAATTACCGAATTTATAAACGGGAATGTCGTCGTTCAAATCGATGGACAAAAACTGACTCCACCCGTCGCATGCGGACTGTTGCCGGGAACGATGCGGGCGCAACTGCTCGCGGATGGACGCATCGAGGAAAAGCGTCTCACCCGCTCGGACATCCGGCGGGCAGAGCACATATGGTTTATCAATAGTGTGCGCGGATGTGTGCCCGTGCATCTCGAAGAATAA